In a genomic window of Candidatus Hydrogenedentota bacterium:
- a CDS encoding HDOD domain-containing protein — MGELLVDSGAITRKQLDDALAAQVRHGGKIAKTLIALGYLDLQTFIRLVAREAGVGIIDLLNYDVKEECINLVPREMVVEHELLPVERLGPVLTVAMVCPLNTKALYEVENHTGLKARPVMCTPEALWYSIKRHYPNGQYAEAIETAPTEDDNLLWLERQFLAASVVGLVRRTESLGRMPRTTESLRDALRDPHATPRTLVDVIGQDPSLAAKIIGTANGDTFGFKGRVDTLDLAVRLLGPREVFRIAESSDVWFDDAGGGLNVEAYRMDAVFTARATERIMEAMGHGHVAASGVAGLLCDIGRLALAMVAPNHYKKIDPELKGIDLIAAEQRYLGISHPEAGYMLAERWGLPADITETILFHHEPKRATRAKELAAAVGAAHRLADLAGSTIDDGRATFRDCLELLQRAGLEFSACVRVITELSHLRGGGASAA, encoded by the coding sequence ATGGGCGAACTGCTGGTAGACTCCGGCGCCATCACGCGGAAGCAGTTGGACGATGCCTTGGCCGCGCAGGTGCGCCATGGGGGGAAGATCGCGAAGACCCTCATCGCCTTGGGGTACCTGGACCTTCAAACGTTCATACGCCTCGTCGCGCGCGAGGCCGGGGTTGGGATTATTGATCTACTGAACTATGACGTCAAGGAAGAATGCATCAACCTCGTTCCACGGGAGATGGTCGTCGAGCACGAGTTGTTGCCCGTCGAGCGGCTTGGCCCCGTGCTCACGGTGGCGATGGTGTGTCCGCTGAACACCAAGGCCCTCTACGAGGTCGAGAACCACACGGGTCTCAAGGCGCGGCCGGTGATGTGTACGCCGGAGGCGCTGTGGTACAGCATCAAGCGCCACTATCCCAACGGGCAGTATGCGGAAGCGATCGAAACCGCGCCAACGGAAGACGACAATTTGTTGTGGCTCGAGCGCCAGTTCCTTGCAGCGAGCGTGGTTGGACTGGTGCGGCGGACGGAGTCGCTCGGGCGCATGCCACGGACGACCGAGTCGTTGCGAGACGCCCTTCGCGATCCGCACGCGACGCCGCGGACCTTGGTTGACGTTATTGGACAGGATCCGTCGCTTGCGGCAAAGATTATCGGCACGGCGAACGGGGACACGTTTGGGTTCAAGGGCCGCGTCGATACACTTGACCTAGCCGTTCGGCTGTTGGGTCCGCGCGAGGTGTTCCGAATCGCGGAATCATCGGATGTGTGGTTCGACGACGCCGGCGGCGGCCTGAACGTCGAGGCATACCGTATGGACGCGGTCTTCACCGCGCGCGCGACGGAGCGGATCATGGAGGCGATGGGCCATGGCCACGTTGCAGCGAGCGGCGTCGCGGGACTTCTGTGCGACATCGGCCGGCTCGCGCTTGCGATGGTCGCGCCGAACCACTACAAGAAGATCGATCCGGAGTTGAAGGGCATCGACCTGATCGCGGCGGAGCAGCGCTATCTGGGCATCAGCCATCCCGAGGCGGGGTACATGCTGGCGGAGCGGTGGGGCCTTCCGGCGGACATTACGGAAACGATTCTATTTCACCATGAGCCGAAGCGCGCCACGCGCGCGAAAGAACTTGCCGCCGCGGTAGGCGCCGCGCATCGGCTCGCCGATTTGGCGGGTTCGACGATTGACGATGGCCGCGCCACGTTTCGCGATTGCCTCGAGCTGCTTCAGCGCGCGGGCCTCGAATTCAGCGCCTGCGTGCGTGTGATTACGGAACTGAGCCATCTGCGCGGCGGCGGTGCAAGCGCAGCCTAG